The sequence below is a genomic window from Bacteroidia bacterium.
GATGCTGAAATTGCACTTAATACCGGTGGTTCTTGAATTTCAAAGGTGGTATCCGATTGCATTCCGAAAGCATCAATAACAGTCACTTGGTATATTCCTGCACTTAATCCATAAACAGAATCAGTATCAGATTGTCCGCTACTCCATTGAATGGTATAATTAGGAGAACCTCCTAGTATTGTTAAACCTGCAGCCCCAGTTTGAGTGCCATTGCAGTCAACACTATCTGTCGAAACAGAAATTGGGAAAGTACTTAATCCTTGTTGAAAGCCACCATTAATACTCGTAGAACCATTTATAATTTCAGAATAAAGCGGCTGTCCAATACTAAAACTAATTGAATTTCCATTTCCATTTAGAACGCCTCCACCCGGATTAAAATCCTGTTGCAGAATCTGTTGCCCGAATCCTTTCAGAACAAACAACGGAAACAAAAGTAGAAGTAGTAGTAATCTCAAAATGAAAATGTGTTAAACGAACAAAAGTCATAAAACTTTTGCAAATTTCGTCATTAAAACGACAAAAAAATGGGTTTGGGGTATGTAGATGGTCGAAAATTAAGGTAATAAGTTTTCAACAAATGTAAGGCTAGGTGTTAATTGTTTGATATTCAGTAATTTAAATTAAAGACCTATGTAGTTGAATTACTGTCTGTTTCAGATTTCTTTTCACTAGGTAATCAAAGAATTGTTTAAATTAACATTTGGCATATGGAGTAGTCCGTGATGTTTATCTTTTCCCCACGTTGGACAATCACACCTTTTGCTTCTGCATCCTGAACAGAGAAATAGGGCAGATAACATTCCAATAGCCAAAAGATCAATATACTTTCTTTTCATGACTAGTATTTATTTCCTGAAGTTCCAATATTTTCAATTGGATGCCAGGTAGTTTTGGTTTCTTGAAAGTCTTTAATAGTATATGGGGAATTGGTTGTTTCTGAACTCCAATCGGTTATTTGATTAAATAAAACTACTCTTTTTACATTAAGCGTGGCAAGTTCTTCTAATTCTTTAATTTCAGAATAGCTTTTCCGAGCATAACATATCCCTTTTACTTCCAAATGACTACACATGTGTGAAAGTAGTTCTTTCGTTTTTCCTGTTAGAATATTTACTACACCTCCCGGTACATCACTGCTATGAAGAACCTCCGCAAAGGATACGGCACTTAAAGGAAGTTTTTCAGAGGCTAAAACAATGCAGGTGTTTCCTCCTACAATAATGGATGAAATCAGGCTAACTAAACCTAAAAGGGGCGATTCTTCCGGAGCAATAACTGAAATGACACCTGTTGGTTCTAATACAGAAAAATTGAAAAAGGGAGAAGCAACAGGATTGATTGAACTAAAAATTTGCTGGTATTTATCAGCCCAACCTGCATAATATACTAGTTTATCAACAGATTGTTCTACCTCTTTTATTGCTTGAGTTTTAGAAAAGCCTAAGGTCTGTAATTCCTCAATAAATTGAGGTGATCTTGATTCAAGCATTTCTGCAATTCGATAAAGGATTTGACCCCTATTGTATGCCGTTTTACCGGACCAACTTAACCATGCATTAGATGCCGCCGCAACCGAATTCCTAAAATCTTTTCTGCTGCTTAAACAAACATTTGCTATTAGTTTATTTGACGGAGAAAATACTTCATAAAATCTTCCAGACTCAGTTCGAGGAAACTGACCTCCAATATAGATTTTATAGGTTTTCAAAATATTTAATCTTGGCATTCCAACAAAGTTACTATAAAAGATTATCAATTATTTTTTCCAAACTTATATTATCTGCTTCGGCACGGTAGTTTCTTACAATCCTGTGCCTTAATATGGAAGTTGCAACTGCTTTAACATCCTCTATGTCTGGTGAGTATTTACCTCTTATTGCTGCATGGCATTTTGCTCCAATTACTAAAAATTGGCTTGCTCTTGGACCTGCCCCCCAACTTAGGTACTTATTGACCATTTCAGTAGAATGTTCAGTGTTAGGGCGGGTTTTTGTGCTAAGTTTTACAGCATATTCTACCACATTATCTGCCACCGGAATTCTTCTTATTAAATCTTGAAAATAAACAATCTCCTCACTTGTAAGAATTTTGGAGAGTTCTATTCGGTGGTTTGCCGTAGTTTGTTTAACAATGTTAATCTCTTCGTTTAAAGTTGGGTAATCTAACCAAATATTAAACATAAATCGATCCAATTGGGCTTCCGGAAGCGGATATGTACCTTCTTGTTCAATAGGATTTTGAGTGGCTAAAACAAAAAAGGGTTTGTCTAAATCATATCTTTTTCCTGAAACAGTTACAGCCTGTTCTTGCATTGCTTCTAACAATGCACTTTGCGTCTTAGGAGGTGTTCTGTTTATTTCATCAGCCAAAATAATATTTGCAAAGAGTGGACCTTTGATAAATTTAAAATGCCTGGTTTCATCCAAAATTTCCGTTCCTGTAATATCACTTGGCATTAAGTCTGGTGTAAATTGAATTCTATTGTAGCTTAATCCCAAGGAATTGGCAATGGTATTTATTAAAAGTGTTTTTGCCAATCCAGGTACTCCAACAAGTAAACAATGTCCTTTGCTGAATATACTAATTAAAACCATTTCCACTACTTGGTCCTGACCAACAATGACTTTTGAAATTTCGTTTCTTAAATTTTTGTATTTGTTACCAAAAGCGTCAATTGCTTCTGCATCATTTTTGAAGTTAACCATTTCTTTAGGAGCTATACGAAATTAATTAGTTTCTTTAATCCAATTGTTATCGAATACACAGTTTTTGTAGTCAGGATCAATCTTTACATATAAATCCTGGGAGTGCTTTTTTATCCATTCTCGTATAAGTTTTTGTTTTTTCTCAGACAAAGCAGCTTCTTGTAACCTTTGGTAATCATCTCGCATATTTGCAACATGCGGTGCTGTTCTAGATTTCAAATAGTATATTTTATAGGAATTCCTTCCTCTTTCATCCTTTGATGCAATTGGTTTGGTGAATTGACCTGGCTCTAATTCATTAATGGCTGATAATAGCAGTGGATCAATCGTATTTAATTGATCTTCTTCAAATTTAGAGTTTCCTGAACTCGGATTCTGCAATAGACCGCCATTGTTTTTGGTATTCTCATCGTCCGAAAATTTTTCTGCAGCTTTCTCAAAAGTATATTTGCCTGCTTTTAAATCAGCATAAACGGAGTCTAATTTATTTTTGGATTTACTTACAGTCTCTTGTGACATTTGAGGTGTAATTAAGATATGTCTTACGTTAACCATTTCTCCTCTTCGTTCAATTAGCTGCATAAAATGGAATCCATATTCCGTTTCAAAAACTTCTGAAATGCCATTCCCTTTTAATCTGAAAGCCCAACTATCAAATTCAGGTACCATTTGACCTCGTTCAAAAAAGCCAAGTTCACCGCTATTCGCTGCAGTTCCTGGATCTTGGGAATAAAGTACAGCTAATGATCCAAAATTTTCTCCATTAAGAACTCTCTGCCTTAAATCCTCTGCCTTATCTTTTGCAATTTTTTTCTCCTCTGAATTAAATTTAGGCATTGCAACTATTTGTCCAACTTCAACTTCTGAATTGATGTATGGCAAACTGTCTTTTGGGATTTCATTGAAAAACTGTCTAACCTCCGCAGGTGAAACTTTTGCATCTCCGGTGATTTTTTGCTGCATTTGCTGCGATAATAATTGATCTTTTATTAGTTCCTTGAAATCCGCTTTAATTTCAACTAGAGATTTTCCATAAAATTCTTCCAGTTTTTCTTGAGAACCAATTTGTTGGATAAAAAAACGTATCCTTCTTGTCATCTCATCATCAATTTGATCATCACTTACTACTAAGCTATCATGTTCTGCTTGATTTAAAAGTAAGCGTTGGAATAATTGATCTTCCAACAAAGTACAACGAGTGTTTTGATCTGTAGGCATTCCTTGTTGAACCACCTGTTGGTATTGTGATTCTACTTCGCTTAAAAGAATGATATGTCCACCCACTATCGCAACAATTTTATCTGCAATCATTGGTGAAGGTTGCGCGTATAAGCTTAGAGGCTTTAGACAAACCATCATAATGGTGAGTAAAAATAAAATTGGTGTATTTTTTAGGATTATTTTCATTGTCGAGCCAAAAGTACTTTTAAAGCGTGAATTCACCAGCATTTCAATTGTCATAAAAAAAAATAAAAAGCTTCCTGAAAGTGTAATTTGAATTTTCAGATTCTAATATATTTCGAATTTTCCTTTTTCTGACCCTTGTTTGAATTGGTTTTCTTCCATTTCTTTTATAATGTTCAGTTTTCTTTTATTTATTAGAATATTTTGGATGTTTTCCTTTTCTACACTAATAGGGGAAATATCATCTCTTGTTTTGAATCCTTTAATATTAACCAAGTATAAACCGCTATTGTCTTGAATTTCAACAAATCTATTGTTTTCTAAGAAATCTTCTTGGTCGTAAGTTTTAATTGGTATTTCCTTCAATAAGTCATCAAAGATTAACCATGAATTATCGTCGAGGTAATAATTAATGGCCCCGGAGATACACCAGTCCTCTAAATTTTTTCGATCCTTGGGGTCGGAAGATTTTATCCATTTTCTAACTTTATCAAGATCTTTTGTTTTTTGATCTACCTTAACATAAACTACCTTGATGATATTGTTCTTTAATTCAAAATTGGATTTATTTTTGGCATAATAATCCTCAATTTCTTTGTTGGATATCGTGGTATCAAGTTTGGTAGCCAATAATTCTTTTTGATACTGATAAAGAATGAGTGAATTTTTATAACTCTCAACCTGTTCATCCAAATCTTCCGGCATTTCTTTAATATTATCGAGGGCTTCCTGTATAGCAAGTTTCTCTTTTATCCATTGGTTGATATAGGTTTGAATTACTTCTAAACTATCCTTGCCAGTATATCCGTCAGGAACCACTTGTTTAACATCTGTTTCGTATAAATAATCACTTCCTACTCGGGCAATTTTTTTCCCTTTTCCTTTATTAAAGAAGTTGCAAGATGAAAGAAAAATAGTTCCCGTGAAAAATAGCAGGGGTAAAAACGAAAATGCCTTACCCCAATAGGATAAAGCATTTTCACTTTTATTCTTTGATTTTTCTATAAGAATCACTTAATCGAAAATAACACGTCTTTATTAACTTGGAATGGATATTTTTTTCTTAATGAATCTATCCACTCTTTTTCTAGATATACTTGGTAGTCAGCAGTTACTAATCCCTTAGCTTCATTTAATGTTTTTGGAGTTGGAGCTACTTTCCCTTTAACATTTACAACAACAATTTGACCGTTAAAGGCAATGTCCGGTGAAATTCCAGGTTCCCATTTAACAGATTCCAAAACATCCATTTCTCCTTTTATGAATTTTCCGGTTTCTACTTTTAAATTTAGCTGGCTGTCTTTGTTTAATTCAGCTTTTATTTCTTCATCACTTGGTTTGCCTGATTTATTTTGTTTCATCAATTGTTCGCGTACCTTCTTTGCAACTTCAGCATCTTTGCAAGTGTAAATGGTGGCATCCAAACGCTCTTCCCACATGTAATTGCTCTTATTGTTTTCATAATAAGCTTTTAACCCAATAGAATCTTTAACAGCCTTGGACCAAACTTTTTTATCAGTTAAATCAAACAATAAAATTCCGTCTCTGTACTCTTTCATCAAATTACGGAAATCTGCGTATTTACCTTCTAGTTTGGTGTCTTCAAAGGCAATACAACTTTCGTCTACAAATTGTTTATATAAACTGCCGATGTAAACACCCATATCTATGGCCGAGCGTTTTGCCTGATGTTTTGAAATAAAAGTTGCAAAATCAGTTTGTGTATATTGTTTATCACCGATTTTAAATAAAAATGATTTGAGATTTTTGGCGCTTTCTATTTTCCAAAGTCCTTTAAATACATTGGTGTCAACCACCGAAACAAATTCATCCCTTTTTTTCAAATCTTCACTAAATCCATATTCCTTTTTAACACGGGCTATGATGCTTTCTTTGCTAAGTTGAGAACGGGAATCTTTAGAAACTTTTTGTTTTAGGTCATTTTTTTGTTCTTCAAAACTAGGAATTCCTTTTCTATCCAAACGTTTAACAATGTGCCAACCATAGGAAGTTTTGAATGGAGTAGAGTAATCGCCATTGTTTTTTAAAGCAAATGCAGCTTTTTCAAATTCCGGAACCATTCTTCCTGTTCCAAACCAAGGTAATTCTCCACCTTTTGTTGCACTTTGTTTATCATCACTAAATTGTTTTGCCAAATCTTTGAAATCGCCTCCTGCAACTAATTTTTGATATATCTCATTAATTTTTGTTCTAAAGGCTGCTGTATCCTCCGGTTTAGCATCTTTTGCCACCTTAACCATAATGTGGGCAGCTAATACTTGACCTTGTGCATCACGTTTATCAAAAATCTTTAGAATGTGGTAGCCGTATTTGGTTCTTACTGGTTGTGATACCTGCCCAACCGGTGTATTGTAGGCCGCATTTTCGAAAGGGTAAACCATTTGCATGGAAGTGAAATAACCCAAATCTCCTCCATTATCCTTTGCAGATGGGTCTTCACTATACTTCTTAGCCAAGTCTTCAAATTTCTCACCGGCCAATACTTTTTTACGAATTTCCAAGGCTTTATTAAATGCGGCTAAGGTGTCTTTAGGTAGCGCATTCTGTTCACATTTAATTAAAATATGGGAGGCTTTTACATCCGTTTTTTGACGATCATAAGCTTCCTTTAAAAGTTTATCAGATACTTCTTTGTCTACTAAGTAAGGCTGTGAAAGTTGCTTGCGATAACCCGCTAACTCATCTTTGAACGCTTTGCCGGTATCTAATTTTGCTTCTTCAGCTTCTTTAACTTTCATACGGAAATTAATGTACAATTCCATGTACTCTTCCAATGCTTTTTGAAGGTCGCCTGAAGTTTCCTTGTTATTTTTCCTGTATACCGTTTCAAATTCAGAACGGGTAACCTTGCTATCCCCAACTGTAAGTACAACCGGATCTGAACCTGATTGGGAAAATGCTGAAATCGTTGATAAACAAATTGTTAAGATGAATATGGGTGAAATTTTCTTCATGTTCATTAGTTGATAACTTTTCTTGCGGGGTGCAAATGTATAAGTATTTGCTAAAGACGACTTTAAAAATAGTTAATACACTGAAAAAGTTGGCAATTTTGTTTCAAACCTGGATCGAAAATGCAAAACACAAAGCAAGTTAGTGACCCCTAATCTCCTGTAGATGTTCTTGTAAGTTTTACCTTCGCTTCGTGGAAATTTTAAAGTTTATTACCGCAGGTAGTGTTGATGATGGTAAAAGTACGCTTATTGGAAGGCTTCTTTACGAAACCGGAAATATACCCAAGGATGAGTTCAATTTTATTTCTTCCAAGTATTTAACTGCCAATGGACAACCTGATTTTTCAAGATTTACCGATGGTTTAGCCGATGAGAGAGCTAAAGGTATTACCATCGATGTTGCTTATCGCTATTTCTTTACCACGAATAGAAAGTACGTAATTGCTGATTCTCCGGGACATAAAGAGTTTACCAGAAATATGTTCACGGCTGCATCCAATGCTGATCTTGCAATTATCCTGGTAGACGGACTTTGTGGTGTTACCGAACAAACAAAGAGACATAGTTATATTGTTGATTTTCTTGGTATTAAGCAACTAATATATGCTGTTAATAAAATGGATTTATTGGACTATCAAGAAGCGGAATTTATTTCGATTCAATCCGATTTATTGGCGCTTTCCAATGAGTTAAATAGTAGTCCGGTTGTAATCCCTATTTCTGCATTGAACGGCGAGAACTTAGTTGTTAAAAGTAATAAAATGAATTGGTATGCTGGACCAACTCTATTAACTTGTCTGGAGAATTCTAATCCAAAAACCTCCACAGGTAATGCGGCTGCAATGTGGGTGCAACATGCAAGTAAGGTTGATAACAAGTGGATTGCCATGGGTAAAGTGCTTCAAGGCAGTTTTTCTTTGGGAAATATAGTGAAGTTGCCGGGGGATGTTCCGGTTAATATTCTATCTGCCTGGAAAGCCGGTAGTTATTGTGAAAATCTTTTAGCTCAAGAAGCAGCCTCGTTGAAACTTGAATCGGAAGTTAGTATTGAAAGGGGGGATTTGTTGGTGAACGGCAACTTGGATATTTGTTGGGAGGATAGAATTAAGGTTAGATGCTGTTATTTTTCAGAGAATCCGGCCAGAATTCATTCTGTTTTTTGGATTAAAGTAGCTGGAATGGTGGTGAAAGGGGAAATAGATTCTATTTTCCAAAGGTATGCTATTGATACCGGTGTTTTGGAGGAAAATGTGGAATCCATTGAATTAAATGATTTTGTTTGGCTCGAACTGCAATTGGATAGTCCTATACTTTATTCTCTAGGTTCGATTCCTGAATTAAGCAGGGGAATCCTCATCGATCCGAGCTCTAATTTTACCGCAGCAGCTTTTCTAGTTTAATGGTGCTGTTTGAAAAATTGTTAAGATTTCCCCGCCAGAGAAAGAACCTCTTTGACATGACCTACCTTTGTCCTTTCAATACCTTGGTTCTAACAAAGCATATTGGATAACTTGAGAATCTTGGTTTGTTGTTTTGGCAATTTACTAGTATATTGCACGTTTGAAACTAATTAATGCATTACTCCATTTTAAAATGGTAAAAAAGATAGTTATGTTGGCTTTGGGCGGGATATTAGCCCTTCATCAATTGGCCACAGCACAGGTTCAGTCCCTCGTTCGATTTGTTGAAGATGATCCGATTATTTCGGTTCTAGATAGCCTTTCTACTTTGAAGTTTTTTAGGAATTCAACTTTTACAACTGATCGAAATATATTAAATATCTACAAATTTCCTGTAGATTCGGTTCCTAAGTATGATGACTTTATTTATCAATACCGAATTTCTAAACTGAATGCCAAATCTCCTTTTCATTTGGTTTATAATAGCGCAGTTAAGCAGTATATCGACGCGTATTCGATAAGGAAAAGGGATTTAGTGCCACGATTGCTTGGTCTATCTCAACAGTACTTTCCCTTGTTTGAAGAACAATTGGATAAGTATAACTTGCCTTTGGAATTGAAATACCTTGCCATTGTGGAGTCTGCTTTAAATCCTATTGCAACTTCAAAATCAGGAGCGAGAGGTCTTTGGCAATTTATGTATCAAACAGGGAAAATTTATAACCTCGACGTTACTTCTTATGTAGATCAACGTTGCGACCCTTATTTGGCAACTATTGCAGCTTGTGAGTACTTTAAGTATTTATACGATATGTTTGGAAATTGGGAATTGGTTTTGGCAGCCTATAACGGTGGACCAGGTACAGTTAACAAAGCTATTCGCAGAGCGGGAGGTAAAATGAACTATTGGGAAATTCGTCCTTACCTTCCAGTAGAAACTCAAGGGTATGTGCCTGCCTTCTTTGCAGTGAATTACATTATGAATTATGCCTCCGAGCATAATTTATTCCCGATTTCTCCGCGTGTTTTTCATTACGAAGTGGATACTGTTGTAGTACGTGACCGTGTTACCTTTGAAGCATTGAGTAATGCTTTGGATATTCCAATGGAGGATATTCAATACCTCAATCCAATGTACAGACGTCTGGTAATTCCTCCTCCTCAAAGTAATTCAGAGCCTTTTACCTTGGTACTTCCAATTTCTAAAATTGGCAAATTTCTTAGTAATGAGGCTTCCGTTTATGAGTATTCTAAGGAAATTGAAAACGTAGCTTTCGCTAGCAATAAGGAGTTTGAAAGTGTAGAAGTACAAAAGAAACATAAAGTGAAAAAAGGGGAAACAATGACCCGTATTGCCGCCCGATATAAATGTACTGTCTACGATATTAAAACCTGGAATAACCTAAAGAAAAACAGCGTTCATACCGGGCAGGTACTTACCATCTATGTTAATAAGAAAGTGGAAGTGGCAAAACCGGAATCCAAACCTACTACTACCGATGCACCGGGGCAAGTGGCTGAAAATACTGAATCCAAATCAATTCCGGCAAATGCCATAGAAGAAACTGTTGAAACAAAACTGGAAAATCCTTCTAAACCCGTTTCAAGCACTCCAAAATCAAAATTTGTAACAGTTAAAAAAGGTGATACTCTTTTTAGAATTGCAACAGAGAATAACCTAAGCCTCGACGAACTTTTGAAATTAAATGATTTGCACCGAAATTCAACCTTGAAAATTGGTCAAAGATTAAGGGTTGGATAAAAGTTTATTCCATAACTTTTATTACCTTGGCTGGACAACTTTCCACAACCCGCAAACTCAATTCCCTGGTAAATTCCGGAATTTCCAATATGTGGGTAGTTTTCTTTAAAACGGAATGAAGCAAGGTCGCTTTACCATCCTTTTTGGATAATCGCCAATATTCAGGTTGCATTTCAAAACATATATTACAACCAATACATTTCGAACGGTAATGAACTAATTTAGGCATGCTCTGCTACAACTTTATACAATTTGTCATTCTTCCGGATTCCCTTATTATACTTAAAAGTGATTTTGTCACCCTTGACGGCATTTTCTGCCTCTTGGCCGTTCACAAAAAGAGAAACTAATTGGATTTTATCATAACCGGTATCTCTGCCTATTACCATAATGGTGTCACCTTTTTTTATTTGTCCGGTTTCTATTTCAAATTCAGCAACCTCTAATTTGGGGTAATATTTGGTCCCTCTCGCAATGTAAACTTTCTTCTCAGTAGCTTTAGAACCCGGATGTTTTTCTGTCCATTCACCCAGTTTTTTTCCCATGAAATACCCTTCCCAAAATCCTCGGTTATATACTGAAGCTAATTTCTCCTTCCAAACTTCTACCTTTTCTTTGGTGTAACTACCTTCCATCACTGAATCAATAGCCTCTTTATAACACTCTGTAGTTGTATATACATAATCGGCCGACTTTCCTCTTCCTTCAATCTTAAAAACGGCAACCCCGGCTTGTATTAACTGATCAACAAAATCTATGGCACAAAGGTCTTTTGGCGACATGATATATTCATTGTCAATTTCTAGTACGTTTCCGGTTTCCTTATCTATTACTTCATAGGGCCTACGGCAATTTTGAACACAAGCTCCACGGTTTGCAGATGCATTTTTTTCATGCAAACTCAAATAGCATTTTCCTGAAACAGCCATGCACAAAGCTCCATGTACAAATACTTCAATTTTTATCAATTCTCCGCTAGGTCCTGTAATTTTCCTTCGTTTTATTTCCTGGGTTATTTTGGCAACCTGGGTTAATGTAAGTTCTCTAGCCAAAACCACTACATCTGCAAACTGTGCAAAAAAACTAACCGCTTCTATGTTTGAAACATTGGCCTGGGTAGAAATATGCAAGGGCATTCCATATCGTTTGCACATTTCAAATACTGCAAAATCAGAGGCAATTATGGCATCTATACCTGTTTCCTTGCAGGTTTTTACAATTTCCTGGGCTAGTACTATATCATGATCATAAACGATGGTATTCAGGGTTAAATAGGATCTTACCCCATTTTTTTTGCACAAACCTGCTACTTCAGCCATATCATCTAAAGTGATGGTGGGCACTGATTTGGTTCGCATATTTAATTGTTCTACTCCAAAATAAATTGCATCAGCTCCTGCCTGAATGGCTGCGTGTAAGGCTTCAAATGAACCTACCGGAGCTAATAATTGGGGTCTTGTATCCATACTAGTGGGTAAATAGAAGAGTTTGCAAAGATACGCATTCCGAACAAGATGTTATTTCCTTCCCCGAAAGTACCATTCTTACTAACCTTGGAAAGGTGGCCAGTTCCTATTTTATCCTTGCTATGCCTGGATTTTGAAGTCCTTCATGTTTTCATTGGAAATTGTTTTCCTTCTTCCGTAGAATGGTACATTTCAAATCAGTTGTTTTTGGGTAATGAAGATGTTCGCAATTTGGGAATGGGGCTTTGAAAAGTCTACCTGATTCATGGTATTATGCTAAGGTAGTAATGGGATTTTTGTTGTTGAAGTTCACTAAAATCAAGGAGTTCAAGAGTGAGCTGATTTTTTACATCTTTTGCCTGACCGCCGTCATACCTATCCCTTTTTGCCCCTTTTACATTTGATGAAAATTAATTGATAATATGGAATTAACAGCACAAAAAGACGACCTGATGGCGCCCGAAGTGATTGCCGATCCGCATTCTTACTACCGTCGTTTACGCGAAAACGATCGTGTTCATTGGAATGAACGTTGGAAAGGTTGGGTTCTCACCGGCTATAAGGAAGTAGTAGATGTATTGCGAGACGCTGAACATTTCTCATCCGACCGGATGGGGTATTTGGCCAATGAACTTTCTCAGGAAGAAAGGGAATCCATTGCACCCATTTTTAATGTTTTGAAATACTGGATGGTAATCCGTGATCCACCTGATCATACGGTTTTGCGTATGCTACTCAATAAATTATTTACCCCGGTTGCCATCGAACGCTACCGTCCTATGGTGCGTAAAATTGTTCAACGTGCACTGGATAAGGTAGTAGCCAAAGGAAAAATGGAAGTGGTGAAGGATTTTGCCTACGATATTCCAATGTCGGTAATTCTGGAGCTAATTGGTGCACCTGACCTTGATCGGGAAAAAATTAAGGAATGGAGCGAAGCCATAGGGGTGTTCTTCTTTATTAAAGCCGATGAACCTCGTCGCCGCGAAATAGCTTGTGAAGGAATTAATGAATTAGTTAATTACATTGAACCTTTGATTG
It includes:
- a CDS encoding U32 family peptidase, with the translated sequence MDTRPQLLAPVGSFEALHAAIQAGADAIYFGVEQLNMRTKSVPTITLDDMAEVAGLCKKNGVRSYLTLNTIVYDHDIVLAQEIVKTCKETGIDAIIASDFAVFEMCKRYGMPLHISTQANVSNIEAVSFFAQFADVVVLARELTLTQVAKITQEIKRRKITGPSGELIKIEVFVHGALCMAVSGKCYLSLHEKNASANRGACVQNCRRPYEVIDKETGNVLEIDNEYIMSPKDLCAIDFVDQLIQAGVAVFKIEGRGKSADYVYTTTECYKEAIDSVMEGSYTKEKVEVWKEKLASVYNRGFWEGYFMGKKLGEWTEKHPGSKATEKKVYIARGTKYYPKLEVAEFEIETGQIKKGDTIMVIGRDTGYDKIQLVSLFVNGQEAENAVKGDKITFKYNKGIRKNDKLYKVVAEHA
- a CDS encoding cytochrome P450 produces the protein MELTAQKDDLMAPEVIADPHSYYRRLRENDRVHWNERWKGWVLTGYKEVVDVLRDAEHFSSDRMGYLANELSQEERESIAPIFNVLKYWMVIRDPPDHTVLRMLLNKLFTPVAIERYRPMVRKIVQRALDKVVAKGKMEVVKDFAYDIPMSVILELIGAPDLDREKIKEWSEAIGVFFFIKADEPRRREIACEGINELVNYIEPLIAHRRDHPGIDMISLLISAEEAGQITYNDVLATCVLLIFGGH